One stretch of Microbacterium terrae DNA includes these proteins:
- a CDS encoding sugar transferase — MTAFADPTPLSAPIAAPQLADVLPRTLIKPRVSDAIEQRNAWQRRYRHRVAISDTAVILASAGLAAWVQIDFVAEVSLAEAPWQYGRVFILTVSIWLIMMAAFQTRSRQLIGSGAKEYRRVVHATGMAFGALAIGFVVLQSQGMRTQLLIALPLGTALLVIGRWHARRWLVRQRMVGESISRALVVGRREDVEYVVQSVHGKGMLGYHVVGVSLDDDDVSSLTIGGDVFRAIGKPGQAHVTAARLSADAVIIASTPEGDRDYLKRMSWQLEGTAAELVISSPIADVAGPRMSLNPIEGLPLVHVEIPTFEGGRYLLKRAMDVVLASLALVVIALMTPVIALAIRMEGPGSVFFHQERVGRDGHVFRMLKFRSMRTDAERTKHHIAHQNELDGPMFKMREDPRVTRVGAILRKYSIDELPQFWNVLIGDMSIVGPRPPLPTEVTSYDGTVYRRLYIKPGITGLWQISGRSDLDWEETVRLDLRYVENWSVIGDLTILWRTVGTVLKADGAY; from the coding sequence GTGACCGCGTTCGCGGATCCGACGCCGCTGTCCGCGCCGATCGCCGCGCCGCAGCTGGCCGACGTGCTGCCGCGCACGCTGATCAAGCCGCGCGTCTCAGATGCGATCGAGCAGCGCAACGCCTGGCAGCGGCGCTACCGCCACCGTGTCGCGATCAGCGACACCGCGGTCATCCTCGCCTCTGCCGGTCTCGCCGCGTGGGTGCAGATCGACTTCGTCGCCGAGGTCTCGCTGGCCGAGGCGCCGTGGCAGTACGGTCGCGTCTTCATTCTGACGGTCTCGATCTGGCTCATCATGATGGCCGCATTCCAGACCCGCTCGAGGCAGCTCATCGGCTCGGGCGCGAAGGAGTACCGCCGCGTCGTCCACGCGACGGGCATGGCCTTCGGCGCCCTGGCGATCGGCTTCGTCGTGCTGCAGTCGCAGGGCATGCGCACGCAGCTGCTCATCGCGCTCCCGCTCGGGACCGCACTGCTGGTGATCGGGCGGTGGCACGCCCGCCGCTGGCTGGTGCGGCAGCGGATGGTCGGCGAGTCCATCTCACGGGCACTCGTCGTCGGCCGTCGCGAGGACGTCGAGTACGTGGTGCAGTCCGTGCACGGCAAGGGCATGCTGGGCTATCACGTCGTCGGCGTCAGCCTCGACGACGACGACGTGTCGTCGCTCACCATCGGCGGCGATGTGTTCCGCGCCATCGGCAAGCCGGGTCAGGCGCACGTCACCGCCGCCCGACTCTCCGCCGACGCCGTCATCATCGCCAGCACGCCCGAGGGCGACCGCGACTACCTGAAGCGCATGAGCTGGCAGCTCGAGGGCACCGCCGCCGAGCTCGTCATCTCGAGCCCCATCGCCGACGTCGCCGGCCCTCGCATGTCGCTGAACCCCATCGAGGGGCTCCCCCTGGTGCACGTCGAGATCCCGACGTTCGAAGGCGGGCGCTACCTCCTCAAGCGCGCCATGGACGTCGTGCTCGCCTCGCTCGCGCTCGTCGTCATCGCCCTGATGACGCCGGTCATCGCCCTCGCGATCCGCATGGAGGGCCCGGGCAGCGTCTTCTTCCACCAGGAGCGCGTCGGCCGCGACGGGCACGTGTTCCGGATGCTGAAGTTCCGCTCGATGCGGACGGATGCCGAGCGCACGAAGCACCACATCGCGCACCAGAACGAGCTCGACGGCCCGATGTTCAAGATGAGGGAAGACCCCCGCGTCACCCGCGTCGGAGCGATCCTGCGCAAGTACTCGATCGATGAGCTGCCGCAGTTCTGGAACGTGCTGATCGGAGACATGAGCATCGTGGGCCCCCGCCCGCCGCTGCCCACCGAGGTGACGAGCTACGACGGCACGGTCTACCGCCGCCTGTACATCAAGCCCGGCATCACGGGCCTCTGGCAGATCAGCGGCCGCAGCGACCTCGACTGGGAGGAGACGGTGCGCCTCGATCTGCGCTACGTCGAGAACTGGTCGGTCATCGGCGACCTCACGATCCTGTGGCGCACCGTCGGCACCGTACTGAAGGCCGACGGAGCCTACTGA
- a CDS encoding peptidoglycan DD-metalloendopeptidase family protein produces the protein MKTEDTLDECGCAPSESERRRLFPRMVSRRSALGFGALGVVAIGALGAPFIPAAFAVDYPSWDDVEAARKNESAKGAEIQRIKGLIQALADDVAAKREAAETAADEFYVAQQAYFDAAQQAEQLQQQADDEAGKAVDAANKAGRVAAQLYRNGGDDTSLELFFAGSAASAEDLLARLGTMDKLIERNQAVYADAITARDSAQSLSDQAVVARDERDRLQKVAEDKMMAAQAAADAAQAALDEQEARKSELDAQLAALQDTTAKTVAQYKEGVRVREEAARKAAAEAAARAKAEAERIAREQAAAAAGGGGGSGGGGGGGGGNGGGVVGSGWARPSSGWRSSGYGPRTVQCGNAYCSSGFHYGVDLAAGCSSAIYAAHSGIVVYAGYNGGYGNYIKIDHGGGLGTGYGHIRPGGIFVRYGQRVGPGDLIASEGNTGNSFGCHLHFETYVNGYPVNPIDFMAARGVSV, from the coding sequence GTGAAGACCGAGGACACCCTCGATGAGTGCGGCTGCGCACCGTCCGAGAGCGAACGACGGCGCCTTTTTCCGCGTATGGTCTCGCGACGCTCGGCGCTCGGCTTCGGCGCCCTCGGGGTCGTCGCCATCGGAGCGCTCGGTGCACCGTTCATCCCGGCGGCGTTCGCCGTCGACTACCCCTCGTGGGACGACGTCGAGGCCGCGCGGAAGAACGAGTCTGCCAAGGGCGCCGAGATCCAGCGCATCAAGGGGCTCATCCAGGCCCTCGCCGACGACGTCGCGGCCAAACGCGAGGCCGCCGAGACCGCCGCAGACGAGTTCTATGTCGCCCAGCAGGCGTATTTCGACGCAGCTCAGCAGGCCGAGCAGCTTCAGCAGCAGGCAGACGACGAGGCCGGCAAGGCCGTGGATGCCGCCAACAAGGCCGGCCGCGTCGCCGCGCAGCTGTACCGCAACGGCGGCGACGACACCTCGCTCGAGCTCTTCTTCGCCGGATCCGCCGCCTCGGCCGAGGATCTCCTCGCCCGTCTCGGCACCATGGACAAGCTCATCGAGCGCAACCAGGCCGTCTACGCCGACGCGATCACCGCGCGCGACTCTGCCCAGAGCCTGAGCGACCAGGCCGTCGTCGCCCGTGACGAGCGCGACCGCCTCCAGAAGGTCGCCGAAGACAAGATGATGGCCGCGCAGGCGGCAGCCGACGCGGCGCAGGCGGCGCTCGACGAGCAGGAGGCTCGCAAGTCCGAGCTCGACGCTCAGCTCGCCGCCCTGCAGGACACCACCGCGAAGACGGTCGCCCAGTACAAGGAGGGCGTCCGCGTTCGCGAGGAGGCAGCCCGCAAGGCCGCCGCCGAAGCCGCGGCCCGTGCGAAGGCCGAAGCCGAGCGCATCGCCCGCGAGCAGGCCGCGGCCGCAGCAGGCGGTGGCGGCGGATCGGGCGGCGGCGGCGGAGGCGGCGGTGGCAACGGCGGCGGGGTCGTCGGCTCGGGATGGGCGCGCCCCTCGTCGGGGTGGCGGTCGTCGGGATACGGACCCCGGACGGTGCAGTGCGGCAACGCGTACTGCTCGAGCGGATTCCACTACGGCGTCGACCTCGCTGCCGGCTGCAGCTCGGCGATCTACGCGGCGCACTCCGGCATCGTCGTCTACGCCGGGTACAACGGCGGCTACGGCAACTACATCAAGATCGACCACGGCGGTGGCCTCGGCACCGGGTACGGGCACATCCGCCCGGGCGGGATCTTCGTGCGCTACGGCCAGCGCGTCGGCCCCGGGGACCTGATCGCCAGCGAGGGCAACACCGGCAACTCGTTCGGCTGCCACCTGCACTTCGAGACCTACGTCAACGGCTACCCCGTCAACCCGATCGACTTCATGGCCGCTCGCGGAGTCTCGGTCTGA
- a CDS encoding glycosyltransferase — MTRLVVLSLEPWDDVWRRNQYVVDGMLRADPGLQVLFVEPSNDLLHSAVTSRRVRRGRGLRTAEGYEGRLHLLQPDKLLPRVAGPAADALLRRTVRRAMRRLGFADAVLWVNDPSWAGLVQATGLPSLYDMTDDWLAAQRPDRELARIAANERVLMAQCAAVVVCSEGLRATRSAEREVVLIPNGVDVARYRLPAARPADLAERSVVYMGTLHEDRLDVDLVVATADALAPLGARVALVGPSALAAGNARRLAEHPSVDLLGPRPSRAVPSYLQHATALIVPHVVDAFTDSLDPIKLYEYQAVGRPVVATRVAGFRDAVDGLVTAVPRDGFPDAVADAVRRDPASVVVADVPDWSMRVEAFQSVLEPLFGVSRRA; from the coding sequence ATGACGCGCCTCGTGGTGTTGTCGCTCGAGCCGTGGGACGACGTCTGGCGCCGCAACCAGTACGTGGTGGACGGGATGCTCCGCGCCGACCCGGGCCTTCAGGTGCTGTTCGTCGAGCCGTCGAACGACCTGCTCCACTCCGCGGTGACCTCGCGCCGGGTGCGCCGAGGGCGTGGTCTGCGGACCGCCGAGGGGTACGAGGGCCGGCTGCACCTCCTCCAGCCCGACAAGCTCCTCCCGCGCGTCGCCGGGCCCGCCGCCGACGCGCTCCTGCGCCGCACGGTGCGCCGGGCCATGCGCCGGCTCGGCTTCGCCGACGCGGTGCTCTGGGTGAACGATCCGAGCTGGGCCGGGCTCGTGCAGGCCACCGGCCTGCCGAGTCTGTACGACATGACCGACGACTGGCTCGCAGCGCAGCGACCCGATCGCGAGCTCGCGCGCATCGCGGCGAACGAGCGGGTGCTGATGGCGCAGTGCGCGGCGGTGGTCGTGTGCTCCGAGGGGCTGCGCGCCACCCGCAGTGCGGAGCGAGAGGTCGTGCTGATCCCCAATGGCGTCGATGTCGCCCGCTATCGCCTCCCGGCCGCACGCCCCGCAGACCTCGCGGAGCGCAGCGTCGTCTACATGGGGACGCTCCACGAGGACCGGCTAGACGTCGACCTCGTGGTCGCCACCGCAGACGCCCTCGCGCCTCTCGGCGCCCGCGTCGCGCTCGTCGGGCCCTCTGCTCTCGCCGCCGGCAACGCGCGACGGCTGGCGGAGCATCCGTCCGTCGACCTCCTCGGGCCGCGCCCGTCGCGGGCCGTGCCGAGCTACCTCCAGCACGCCACCGCGCTCATCGTGCCGCACGTGGTCGACGCGTTCACCGACAGCCTCGACCCGATCAAGCTCTACGAGTACCAGGCGGTCGGCAGGCCCGTCGTCGCCACGCGCGTGGCCGGATTCCGCGACGCCGTAGACGGGCTGGTGACCGCGGTGCCGCGCGACGGGTTCCCGGATGCCGTCGCCGACGCCGTGCGCCGGGACCCGGCATCCGTCGTCGTCGCCGACGTGCCGGACTGGAGCATGCGTGTCGAGGCGTTCCAGTCGGTTCTCGAGCCCCTCTTCGGGGTCTCACGCCGGGCATGA
- a CDS encoding glycosyltransferase family 2 protein, which yields MREETPLVSVVVATNRASVFIDEALASVAAQTYSRHEVVVVDDGAPDPDAVAAVAERHGARVIHRPAGGVAAARDAGVAEATGTLVAFLDDDDRWHRDRLAAGVAAFIEAPDAIVSYCRIQTVDEAGESVLAAGDQDDRCSRADIVARRTGIFAGNIIVRRDAFEAVGGFDASLRQAEDLDLILRLSAQGRFVFAPDGLVDYRSHGSNTTGRHRELAASIDRILRRHREQSAPLGAELEQAFRESLRRNDRFAWWSALRAAKTAVRERAPAVAASEIWWALRFAPAGLFDGLARRARGIRD from the coding sequence ATGCGCGAGGAGACACCATTGGTGAGCGTCGTCGTCGCGACCAACCGGGCATCGGTGTTCATCGATGAAGCCCTCGCTTCGGTGGCTGCGCAGACGTATTCCCGCCACGAGGTGGTCGTCGTCGATGACGGAGCACCCGATCCGGATGCTGTCGCGGCGGTCGCCGAGCGGCACGGCGCGCGCGTCATCCACCGACCCGCCGGCGGCGTCGCAGCGGCCCGCGACGCGGGCGTCGCGGAGGCGACGGGGACGCTCGTCGCCTTCCTCGACGACGACGATCGGTGGCACCGCGACAGGCTCGCTGCGGGGGTGGCGGCGTTCATCGAGGCACCGGATGCCATCGTCTCGTACTGCCGCATCCAGACCGTCGACGAGGCGGGGGAGAGCGTCCTCGCCGCCGGCGATCAGGATGACCGATGCTCTCGCGCCGACATCGTGGCCCGACGCACCGGAATCTTCGCCGGGAACATCATCGTGCGACGAGATGCCTTCGAAGCCGTCGGCGGATTCGATGCGTCGCTGCGTCAGGCGGAGGACCTCGACCTGATCCTCCGCCTCTCGGCACAGGGCCGGTTCGTCTTCGCTCCGGATGGGCTCGTCGACTACCGCTCCCACGGGAGCAATACCACCGGGCGACACCGTGAGCTCGCGGCTTCCATCGACCGCATCCTCCGTCGGCATCGCGAGCAGTCTGCGCCGCTCGGCGCCGAACTGGAGCAGGCCTTCCGCGAGAGCCTTCGACGCAACGACCGCTTCGCATGGTGGTCGGCGCTGCGCGCAGCCAAGACGGCGGTGCGGGAGCGCGCCCCCGCGGTGGCCGCATCCGAGATCTGGTGGGCCCTGCGGTTCGCCCCGGCCGGCCTGTTCGACGGGCTCGCGCGCAGGGCACGCGGCATCCGCGACTGA
- a CDS encoding SRPBCC domain-containing protein, which produces MSMTANEASVDLDAFTVRRTIRIAAPLEKVWSAVTDPAHMSRWFGATKLSGAGVGAHGTMTFEGYGAVPIRVEEFEPEVRVSYRWSNDDASGVLPGVVDDERSTVFTFTLVETDEGTELTVVETGFEATSDPARNLEAHRGGWNDELDKLVALVEQEA; this is translated from the coding sequence ATGAGCATGACCGCGAACGAGGCATCCGTCGACCTGGACGCCTTCACCGTCAGGCGCACCATCCGCATCGCCGCACCGCTCGAGAAGGTGTGGAGCGCCGTCACCGATCCCGCCCACATGTCGCGCTGGTTCGGCGCGACGAAGCTGAGCGGCGCCGGCGTCGGAGCCCACGGCACGATGACCTTCGAGGGGTACGGCGCCGTGCCGATCCGCGTCGAGGAGTTCGAGCCCGAGGTGCGGGTGTCGTACCGGTGGAGCAACGACGACGCGAGCGGGGTCCTCCCCGGCGTCGTCGACGACGAGCGCTCCACCGTCTTCACCTTCACCCTGGTCGAGACCGACGAGGGCACCGAGCTCACCGTCGTCGAGACCGGCTTCGAGGCCACGAGCGACCCCGCACGCAACCTCGAGGCTCACCGCGGCGGCTGGAACGACGAGCTCGACAAGCTCGTCGCGCTCGTCGAGCAGGAGGCCTGA
- a CDS encoding ArsR/SmtB family transcription factor, with product MPEALTAVFAALGDDTRWSILEALGEGDASASALAGRLPVTRQAIAKHLAVLQEVGLVEPVRVGREVRFRVVGAQLEATARRLDAIGVQWDRRLAAIKQIAESL from the coding sequence ATGCCGGAAGCTCTCACCGCCGTGTTCGCCGCCCTCGGCGACGACACCCGCTGGAGCATCCTCGAGGCGCTCGGCGAGGGGGATGCCTCGGCGTCCGCCCTCGCCGGGCGTCTCCCGGTCACCCGCCAGGCGATCGCGAAGCATCTCGCGGTGCTGCAGGAGGTCGGGCTCGTCGAGCCGGTCCGCGTGGGCCGCGAGGTGCGCTTCCGCGTGGTCGGCGCGCAGCTCGAGGCGACCGCGCGTCGGCTCGACGCGATCGGCGTGCAGTGGGACCGCCGGCTCGCCGCGATCAAGCAGATCGCCGAATCGCTCTAG
- a CDS encoding glycosyltransferase family 4 protein produces MRVVHVVCSTGFAGVERYLVNVASGLARGGDDVIVIGGAADRMPQALAGSGARWLPGDSMRGALASLRSVESPDVVHTHMTQGDLVGWLARRPGRRRALQVSTRHFAGPRGGRPVVRTMLKRLEPALAAQIAISRYVAQYVEAPVDVVYTGVPDAPESTASREPYVFAAQRLESEKCTSDIVEAWAASRGPAAGWTLRIAGDGSERAALEALARERGVAGSVEFLGHRDDIPALLDAAGVVIAPTPREGLGIFVLEAMAHGAPVVASAGGGHLETVGAAAPELLFEPRSPSAAAQVLDRLFADPALRADVGTRLRRLQRDVFTVDRQVAETRAVYERVLEAR; encoded by the coding sequence ATGCGGGTGGTGCACGTGGTGTGCTCGACCGGTTTCGCCGGCGTGGAGCGCTACCTGGTCAACGTCGCGAGCGGTCTGGCCCGCGGCGGCGACGACGTGATCGTCATCGGCGGCGCCGCCGATCGGATGCCGCAGGCACTCGCCGGCTCAGGCGCTCGATGGCTCCCGGGCGACAGCATGCGCGGCGCGCTCGCGTCGCTGCGGTCGGTCGAGTCGCCCGACGTCGTCCACACCCACATGACGCAGGGCGACCTCGTCGGCTGGCTCGCCCGCCGCCCCGGGAGGCGGCGGGCGCTGCAGGTGAGCACGCGTCACTTCGCGGGGCCGCGCGGCGGGCGACCCGTCGTGCGCACGATGCTGAAGCGCCTCGAACCGGCTCTCGCCGCCCAGATCGCGATCTCGCGCTACGTCGCCCAGTACGTCGAGGCACCCGTCGACGTCGTCTACACGGGCGTTCCCGATGCCCCGGAGTCGACCGCCTCGCGAGAGCCCTACGTCTTCGCCGCGCAGCGCCTCGAGTCCGAGAAGTGCACATCCGACATCGTCGAGGCGTGGGCGGCATCGCGCGGACCCGCTGCCGGATGGACGCTGCGCATCGCCGGCGACGGGTCGGAGCGCGCCGCACTCGAGGCGCTCGCGCGCGAGCGCGGGGTGGCGGGATCTGTCGAGTTCCTCGGCCACCGTGACGACATTCCCGCCCTGCTCGACGCGGCGGGGGTGGTGATCGCGCCCACGCCGCGCGAGGGGCTCGGCATCTTCGTGCTCGAGGCCATGGCCCACGGTGCGCCCGTCGTCGCCTCTGCGGGCGGCGGGCACCTCGAGACGGTGGGGGCCGCCGCTCCCGAGCTGCTGTTCGAGCCGCGTTCCCCTTCCGCCGCCGCGCAGGTGCTCGACCGGCTCTTCGCCGACCCCGCGCTGCGCGCCGACGTCGGCACGCGGCTGCGCCGCCTGCAGCGCGACGTGTTCACCGTCGACCGGCAGGTCGCCGAGACGCGCGCCGTCTACGAGCGCGTGCTGGAGGCCCGATGA
- a CDS encoding glycosyltransferase, with translation MGGAAPVWADAAGVQRSRPEVVIVAYGAPALLREALGPLGDFAVTIVDNSSSPDIAAIADEAGATYWDPGDNLGFGGGVNHALARRRTPGSDVLLLNPDAVVEPETIARMQRALHAGPRIATVGPRQADPDGHPAQVEWPYPRPAHFVADAVKLGRLVPTGPTYVIGSVLMIRADALAEVGLFDDDFFLYAEEADWEYRAHRAGWRNVVAQDAAALHVGAGTSSDPVRREVFLQAGMERYLRKHHGVVGWQLARWSVVVGSLPRSVFLRGERRAAARARGALFARGPVKVEAAYRARPVAG, from the coding sequence ATGGGGGGAGCTGCACCGGTCTGGGCTGACGCCGCGGGAGTCCAGCGCAGCCGCCCCGAGGTCGTCATCGTCGCGTACGGCGCGCCGGCTCTGCTGCGCGAGGCGCTCGGTCCGCTCGGGGACTTCGCCGTCACGATCGTCGACAACTCGTCGTCACCCGACATCGCAGCCATCGCCGACGAGGCCGGTGCGACGTACTGGGATCCGGGTGACAACCTGGGGTTTGGCGGGGGAGTCAACCACGCACTCGCGCGACGCAGAACGCCGGGCTCGGACGTCCTCCTGCTCAACCCGGACGCCGTCGTCGAACCCGAGACCATAGCGCGAATGCAGCGGGCGCTGCACGCCGGACCTCGCATCGCGACCGTCGGTCCGCGTCAGGCCGACCCCGACGGTCACCCCGCACAGGTGGAGTGGCCGTATCCGCGTCCGGCGCACTTCGTCGCCGACGCGGTCAAGCTCGGTCGCCTCGTTCCGACCGGACCGACCTATGTCATCGGCTCGGTCCTCATGATCCGTGCGGATGCGCTCGCCGAGGTCGGGCTGTTCGACGACGACTTCTTCCTCTACGCCGAGGAGGCCGACTGGGAGTATCGCGCGCATCGAGCCGGCTGGCGCAACGTCGTCGCGCAGGATGCCGCCGCGCTGCACGTCGGCGCGGGGACCAGTTCCGATCCCGTTCGCCGTGAGGTGTTCCTGCAGGCGGGCATGGAGCGGTACCTGCGCAAGCATCACGGCGTGGTCGGATGGCAGCTCGCCAGGTGGTCGGTCGTCGTCGGCTCGCTTCCGCGATCGGTGTTCCTCCGAGGGGAGCGACGTGCGGCGGCACGTGCACGCGGGGCGCTCTTCGCGCGGGGGCCGGTGAAGGTCGAAGCGGCCTATCGAGCACGCCCCGTCGCCGGATGA
- a CDS encoding glycosyltransferase, with product MRVLRVAHHGVVSAWRERERRLRALGADVRLISAKRWNEGGRDVALEADGDGFVTGAATVGTHPNAFVYDPRPFVRALAERPDVIDLHEEPFSLATAQLLLLRALRRDRTPYVLYSAQNIDKRYSIPFRWFERHALRGAAAAYVCNREAGEILVRKGLAGPARLIPLGVDTSVFAPAAKTDASPRPVIGYVGRLEPYKGVDVLLHAAAERPDWRLEITGDGPQRDELELLSVELGIADRVAFLGFAQGDALAERYRRLDAIAVPSIPWPGWLEQFCRVAVEAMASGVPVVASRSGAIPDVVADAGILVAPSDPEALRAGLDEALEPARRAALRARGLEHAQDFTWEHVAEEQLALYREVAPSRSSGAVRTPHVVAVAYGDPELLDGALETLGPGFAVTIVDNSSSGETRAMAERRGAHYLDPGRNLGFGAGVNVALDSLRERGLDSDDVLLLNPDARISGDAVSSMHRVLHARRSVAAVGATQTDPATGAAVREAWPFPSPLRAWIDALGLGRFDRRKDFAIGSMLLLRSEAIAAIGRFDERFFLYAEEVDWQKRAVDAGWTIAIARVDATHIGAGTGGDGTRREALFFASNEEYQRKHFGAAGWQAFRIAVLLGAGMRGILLPGDRGAEARRRFAIFREGPIAYLRRIS from the coding sequence ATGAGGGTTCTGCGGGTCGCGCATCACGGCGTCGTGTCGGCGTGGCGTGAGCGCGAGCGGCGGCTGCGTGCGCTCGGCGCCGACGTGCGGCTCATCTCGGCGAAGCGCTGGAACGAGGGCGGCCGCGACGTCGCCCTCGAGGCCGACGGCGACGGGTTCGTGACCGGTGCGGCGACGGTCGGCACGCATCCGAACGCGTTCGTCTACGACCCGAGGCCGTTCGTCCGGGCCCTCGCTGAGCGGCCCGATGTCATCGACCTGCACGAGGAACCGTTCTCGCTGGCGACGGCTCAGCTGCTCCTCCTCCGGGCGCTGCGGCGTGACCGCACACCGTACGTGCTGTACTCGGCGCAGAACATCGACAAGCGCTATTCGATCCCGTTCCGCTGGTTCGAGCGCCACGCGCTGCGAGGCGCGGCGGCGGCGTACGTCTGCAACCGCGAGGCGGGCGAGATCCTCGTGCGCAAAGGACTCGCCGGTCCTGCGCGGCTGATCCCGCTGGGCGTCGACACCAGCGTGTTCGCGCCGGCGGCGAAGACGGATGCCTCGCCCCGGCCGGTCATCGGATACGTCGGGCGGCTGGAGCCGTACAAAGGAGTCGACGTCCTCTTGCACGCGGCGGCGGAGCGCCCCGACTGGCGGCTCGAGATCACCGGCGACGGGCCGCAGCGCGACGAGCTCGAGCTGCTCTCGGTCGAGCTCGGCATCGCCGACCGCGTCGCGTTCCTGGGCTTCGCGCAGGGCGACGCGCTCGCCGAGCGCTACCGCCGGCTCGATGCGATCGCGGTGCCGTCGATCCCGTGGCCGGGCTGGCTCGAGCAGTTCTGCCGTGTGGCCGTCGAGGCGATGGCCTCGGGCGTCCCCGTCGTGGCGAGCAGATCGGGCGCGATTCCGGATGTCGTGGCGGATGCCGGCATCCTCGTCGCGCCGAGCGACCCGGAGGCGCTCCGCGCCGGCCTCGACGAGGCGCTCGAGCCTGCGCGCCGGGCTGCGCTTCGCGCACGCGGACTCGAACACGCGCAGGACTTCACCTGGGAGCACGTGGCCGAGGAGCAGCTCGCGCTCTATCGCGAGGTCGCGCCGAGCCGTTCGTCGGGAGCCGTTCGCACTCCTCACGTCGTCGCGGTGGCCTACGGCGACCCCGAGCTGCTCGACGGCGCCCTCGAGACCCTCGGCCCGGGTTTCGCCGTCACGATCGTCGACAACTCGTCATCGGGGGAGACCCGCGCGATGGCCGAGCGCCGCGGCGCCCACTACCTCGACCCGGGTCGAAACCTCGGTTTCGGTGCGGGCGTCAACGTTGCGCTCGACTCGCTCCGAGAGCGCGGACTCGACTCCGACGACGTGCTGCTGCTCAACCCCGACGCGCGCATCAGCGGGGATGCCGTGAGCAGCATGCATCGCGTGCTCCACGCCCGTCGCTCGGTCGCAGCAGTGGGGGCGACGCAGACCGATCCCGCCACCGGTGCGGCGGTGCGCGAGGCCTGGCCGTTCCCGAGTCCGCTGCGGGCGTGGATCGACGCGCTCGGGCTCGGACGCTTCGATCGGCGCAAGGACTTCGCGATCGGGTCGATGCTCCTGCTGCGGTCTGAGGCGATCGCGGCGATCGGGCGGTTCGACGAGCGGTTCTTCCTCTACGCAGAAGAGGTCGACTGGCAGAAGCGCGCCGTGGACGCCGGGTGGACCATCGCGATCGCACGCGTCGACGCCACCCACATCGGCGCGGGCACCGGCGGCGACGGCACGCGGCGCGAGGCGCTGTTCTTCGCCAGCAACGAGGAATACCAGCGCAAGCACTTCGGAGCGGCCGGGTGGCAGGCGTTCCGGATTGCTGTCCTGCTGGGCGCCGGGATGCGCGGCATCCTGCTCCCCGGCGATCGCGGCGCCGAGGCGCGGCGCCGATTCGCGATCTTCCGAGAGGGCCCGATCGCGTATCTGCGCCGCATCAGCTGA
- a CDS encoding glycosyltransferase family 4 protein, whose amino-acid sequence MRVAMSSFRFNYEGGIERASYELALRMSDRIDLTLVATHVDPRPGPPLQWLAVKARSSPGFIVPVTYSAAATRALRGESFDIVHNQGGCATRQQDVITAHSCHRAWWEMKFRNGEALRAIANPFHHAVLQVEQRNYRPDRFHRATAVSPTVARELTEFYGVDPERITVIPNAVDVTRFHPTDAAARRARIRSLHGFRDDDVVLLFVGKEFRRKGLRFIVDALAGLPPAVKLLVVGGDDAEPFRAQAARLGVGDRVVFAGHSPAVEDYFQAGDIFVFPTAYEPFGLVLLEAAASGLPLVTTNLGVAEEFIVEGENGAIIERDGASIARVVRPLADDRDLRRRMGERAKQDAAGYTSWESVADQTIALYERVVEEKRAGHLLH is encoded by the coding sequence GTGCGCGTGGCGATGTCGTCGTTTCGATTCAACTATGAGGGCGGTATCGAGCGCGCGTCGTACGAGCTCGCACTGCGCATGAGCGACCGGATCGACCTCACGCTCGTCGCGACCCATGTCGACCCCCGACCCGGGCCACCGCTGCAGTGGCTCGCCGTGAAAGCGCGGAGCAGCCCGGGATTCATCGTGCCCGTGACCTATTCCGCTGCGGCGACGCGCGCCCTGCGCGGCGAGAGCTTCGACATCGTGCACAACCAGGGCGGCTGCGCCACCCGGCAGCAGGACGTCATCACCGCGCACAGCTGCCACCGCGCCTGGTGGGAGATGAAGTTCCGCAACGGCGAGGCGCTGCGCGCGATCGCGAACCCGTTCCACCACGCGGTGCTGCAGGTGGAGCAGCGCAACTACCGCCCCGACCGGTTCCATCGTGCGACCGCGGTATCGCCGACGGTGGCTCGGGAGCTGACCGAGTTCTACGGCGTCGACCCCGAACGCATCACCGTCATCCCGAACGCGGTGGACGTGACGAGGTTCCACCCCACCGACGCCGCGGCCCGGCGCGCGCGCATCCGTTCGCTGCACGGATTCCGCGACGACGACGTCGTGCTGCTCTTCGTGGGCAAGGAGTTCCGGCGCAAAGGCCTGCGCTTCATCGTCGACGCGCTCGCAGGCCTGCCGCCCGCCGTCAAGCTGCTGGTGGTCGGCGGTGATGACGCCGAGCCGTTCCGCGCCCAGGCCGCCCGCCTCGGGGTCGGCGATCGCGTCGTGTTCGCCGGTCATTCTCCGGCGGTCGAGGACTACTTCCAGGCGGGCGACATCTTCGTATTCCCCACCGCGTATGAACCGTTCGGGCTCGTGCTGCTCGAGGCCGCGGCATCCGGCCTGCCGCTCGTGACGACGAATCTGGGCGTCGCGGAGGAGTTCATCGTCGAAGGCGAGAACGGCGCGATCATCGAGCGCGACGGCGCGTCGATCGCGCGCGTCGTGCGCCCCCTGGCAGACGATCGCGACCTGCGGCGCCGCATGGGCGAGCGCGCTAAGCAGGATGCCGCCGGCTACACTTCGTGGGAGTCGGTGGCCGACCAGACGATCGCCCTGTACGAGCGCGTCGTCGAGGAGAAGCGAGCGGGGCACCTGCTCCACTGA